The Streptomyces sp. NBC_00435 nucleotide sequence CCTCACACGCCGCGGCCCCGGGGCCCGTCGTTCAGAGCCAGGGGAACTCCTCGGCGGCGTAGCGGTAGGCGCGGAAGACGGAGTTCTGGGCGCCGGCCGAGGACTCCAGGCCCACGCCCTCGCCGAAGGACCGGAACTGCGGGACCACGAACTCCCAGACCACGTCCCCGCCGGGGGTCACCTCGAAGAGCCGTCCGAAGGAGCCCTCGGCGATGAAGGTGTTCCCGTTGGGCAGCCGCTGGGCGCTCGACATGTACGGGCTGTAGAAGTTCTGCGGCGGGTTGTCCTCGTACGACCACACCTCCTTGCCGGTGCCCGGGTCGAGCTCCAGCACCCGCGAGTACGGAACGGACGTGGTGTCGCGGTAGGTGCCGTTGTCGAAGACCAGGATGTTCCCGCCCGCCAGCTCGTGCGGATGGTGCTGCTGCGCCAGGACATCGGGGCCGATGTGCCACAGTACGGACCCGTCGGCGCGGTCGACGGCCACGGTGGAGGACGCGCTGCGGAAGCCCACGACGATCGAGCCGTCGGCGCGTTCGTTGACGGTGTTGGCCATGGGCCAGTGCTCACGGGCGAAGTGGGCGTTGAGCGGGAACTCCTCGGGGTCCAGGTGCTCGATCGCGGCCCAGCGCCACACCTCCTCCCCCTCCCAGGTCAGCTCGTACACCACGTCCCCGTAGATCACCCCGCCCG carries:
- a CDS encoding aryl-sulfate sulfotransferase, whose amino-acid sequence is MTVDQNTLRRRGVGLIAHDPARSYGGLTLYTPITSSGEIHLVDIEGRPVHTWNSPHPPGRQAQLLPGGNLFYAAKDTTSPTLFPIWDVYHGGIFQELAPDSTVLREVRHPFHHHDASVLRNGNLIVTVVEPLDPADAARIQGGIPGSEAPGGVIYGDVVYELTWEGEEVWRWAAIEHLDPEEFPLNAHFAREHWPMANTVNERADGSIVVGFRSASSTVAVDRADGSVLWHIGPDVLAQQHHPHELAGGNILVFDNGTYRDTTSVPYSRVLELDPGTGKEVWSYEDNPPQNFYSPYMSSAQRLPNGNTFIAEGSFGRLFEVTPGGDVVWEFVVPQFRSFGEGVGLESSAGAQNSVFRAYRYAAEEFPWL